DNA from Poecilia reticulata strain Guanapo linkage group LG20, Guppy_female_1.0+MT, whole genome shotgun sequence:
CTTCCGCTCGGCTTCACTGCGCAGCTGCAGATACGTCGGTACTTCACCGTAATCCTGCAGGTAGCAACACGAATCAGGGTTCTTACGCTTTTCACGCAATAAAATTCAATAACTTTTCAAGCATTTCCAaggtacactgtaaaaaaaggtATTTAGTTTAGGGTAAAATGCTGACGATCTTTGAGAATATGTTCTTACATTATTatgcaattattattatattactttttatattacttatattacttgaaaactgTCTGAATAGTATTATTGTTTACTGTAATAACTTTCAGGAAAagcttaaaatcttttttttaataaacattttggccccaatttagctccatacaatTTCTTCATCGGTTGCTAAACAcagaagggaaagaaaaacttaaacagAATGATATTTACCCATGAAAGAGACACAACTATTAATACAAACACTTATCCAAGCTTTCTACAAAAAGTACACAAAGTTTAGAGACAGGATGAGGAAAATTATGGAaagaaaatagtctcaaaatgcTTTTTCTCTGGATGGAAAATACCTTTTTCATGACGTATTTAGGGACAAGTCCAGAGTTTTCCAGGAGCTGTTTGTGTCCTTCCTTTGTGTCAACAGAAATGGCTTTAGGCTTTCTGGGAAACATGACGGTAGTCTGTAAGAAATCCCTTTGGGTTTGGATCCCCATCAGCGGTTTCTCAGTCCGCCTAGGGACCGCTGGCTTCCTCACTGCGCAGGTCCGAGTCTTATGCCCGTCTTCTGACTCTGTCCCAAAAGGAAATGCAGACGTCAGATTCACACCCCAAAGGTAAATCCTCATACATTTTGATAGAGGGACTTACTCTCAGGTGGTTTGGGATGCTTTGAGTGTTTTTTCAGGTACTTATCCGGAGATGGCAATTCCACTTTTGGTGGTCCCATCGTCTTCTTTGCATCTTTGGTTAACTTGTGCTCAAGAATGACAGCTGGCCTGAACTTGGACACATATCTTTAGGGAGATTTCAGAACATAATATTACGCCAAACAATCACTTCAATCCACATTCAATAATATTTGAAGAGGAaacgacaaaaacaaataatgactGTAATAACTTAAGATAGATCccacattttgcatttgaggTCAACAATAAGATAACATTTCAATCTCTCTTGTTGTCTGCTTTGGTTTTAAAGTTGaataaagatattaaaaatgcGTCTTTTGTTTCCTTGACTGGAAAAATACCACTGTTCGACATCAGGAACTGGTTAAAATGGGAAGAGAATGGAActtaaaaactcaattttaaaCTGTGATTTAGGTCTGTACATTTAAGATAACTAGACATTTGGTGAGATTTAGATAAAAGTTGATCCATTACACTAGTCAAACCTCAGTTAATTTTGTACTATTTTAAAGACATATTCTTTAAAACGCGTTTCATGATTTATAAAACTCACCTTGGTGgttttttaatttcctcttgCTCCTTTGGGATCCAGTCGTAGACGCTTCCTGCTGGGTAGATGGCTTCAGACATTGTTGGTAGAGTTGTGAAAACGCTACTTTATAATGTAAAAGCAGCTATCCAGttcgttgctaggcaacggtaCAACAAACGTGACATTCCGCAACACCCGTAAAGCACTTGACATATAAAACCACTGCgctcaaaacataaaactactGTTAGAATATCGTAAGTAAGTAAAGGTggctttttataaataatagcTGTCGAAAAATTGCTAATCCAACAGTTAAGTTTGTCAGACTGCTGTCGGTTTTGTTACGAAAGTCCTAGATTCCGAGGTTTTAACGTGAACATGAAAGCAGCAAATTATTCTTCCTGTTTGACGTAACGTGTCTTGTACGTCAATGACGCCGCCATATTGTGGAGGTTAGACTTGTCAAAACTGTTGTTGTTGCGCAGGAGAAATACAAATGTTGTCACTAGCGATTATTAATTTTAGAATCCGTGATAACTACAGCTTTCAGtcgtatttttttttataagaaaacatCATTCTCTTCATGGAAATTACTTCTAATTTATAATTCATACTTTCATATTTCATACAAACATCTTCAAATTTAGTATTTCTTCAGTCCGttgtagttgtttttaaatatcgCTGCTGTGGaatatgttttcttaaaaaatatttttaataatgttcgACGTCTGTCTTAAGAACGATTTTTTCCTACATTGCGATAAACTGAAACCAAACATGCTTAAGTTTTTCCGAAACTGCTGTCTTATTCTTTTAAACCTTCAAAATTTATACGATTTACCTGTAGTTTGACCAAACATTTCAAACGATTTGGGAAGGATTTAATATAATACAGATTTTATAAAGATCCAAGGAGATTTGGAGTAATTTTGTCCCTATGGGCTGGCCGTAGCTCACAGAGGAACACTGACAACGGTGAGAAAATACAGACAGTTTCgtaaataaatcattatctCGGCAAAAGTGcgaaaaacacagttttacgTGAGTGTTTTTCTTAGAAGGTGTATAATTTATGGAGGCTAttgaaacagtttaaaacaacattgatAACCTTTTGATAATGTAGTCTGAAGTCCACTTCAGTCAGTTATCTGAGCAGGAAGCCTCTCAAACCTACAGTTTTCTTCTATTATTGTAGACAAACCATTTAACGCGATATTATAAAAGACTGATTAGAAAAATGCGGTGCTTCTTATGCAcaatatacttttttatttatccaaataCATGGCCGGGATTTTTTACTTCTTCCGAACGCATTTATTAAGTACACCTATTTCACATCAGACTGAAAAAGTATCCTTATTggataatatatatttttaaaactgtgtttatGGATTAACTGTTCGATAACCTGGATCATATGAACAAAAAGtaattcattttcagcttttatgttagtttttttaGATACCATTCccaaaggtttttttaattgtactttCCTCAACATTTATCATGCTAACTGAGACCTTTAAAGTCAGTCTAAGATGTAACgccctgtttttgtttttttttttaatctaatttctcCATTTCACATGCTTAGCTTGGGGCAACAGCTACCAGTCATCCACAAGATGGACATCAAACTATTTGTAAAGATACAAGGCAAGGGTTGCTCCTCTAAGGCCCTTTCTTATGCCTTCCATTCAAATGGAACTtattcaaaattcacattttgcacatttttaaacttccatttgggtctcaattgcttctaaaaacagccaaggaggtaaaaaaaaacccccaaacaaacaaaaaagaaacaagaaacaaccTCCAGGTTGTTAAATACTTTCCATGAGCACTGcaagttacctagcaaccccagcataGCCCAgccccgtcacctagcaactcaaGCTGAGCTCTAGCACTTTGGTCAGCTAGTTTTATCGCTCTTTACgcgttgtacaatggctgctggaaaagacaagcgTTTTGTTGCTGACTTGCCAtctagaaaccacttgctgcatccatgttggttgtgcaggaggctccacttctgcttttcaaagatgtgcggTTGTataatctgtttgcagccattttcatgtgagagtgtaaaagttgagtttgggttgtggccagcagcaacttgtttggatttaaagtaacAAGAGACCCAAAGTAGACCGAACGgagcagattaaaatctcattatgaAAGAATAATTTGGtacaaaaaatgttctgcatcaACTAAAGACGATAACCTGTTCAAGAATAAGAAcctttaataagaaaaaaaagtcccgTTTTTGCACAGAATCTCATTCGtctgtttgatggttgatcatTAATATTTGCATATTAATGCAGATATTTGTGTTGCGTCTGCATGCATGTTCTTGTATTTTCATTTCCCTTCTGATCTGTGTCATAATTAGCCAACATGTTTCCTTTGCAGAGGGACAAGCAGCTGCTCCGTCTTCTTTCCTGAATGGGATTACTCAGCGCCATTCAGATTTTCTCAAGGACCGCAAGATGCCAACTTTCCACATCGAAGTCATGGTTTTCCACAAAATCCGCCCCTCTAGGGGGCAAAAACATTCTGCTGATGGGTCTACCCGGAGCAGGGAAGACAACAGTTGGGAAAATTGTGGCTAACAAACTGGGCCTGCCCGCCGTAGACGTCGATGACGATGTCTTAGAGCCAGCGTGGAAGATGCCGGTTGCAGCCAAGCTAGCAGAGCTCGGTGGAAGACGTTTCCTGGAGGAGGAAGGCCGGACTTTGAGCAATTTCTCTGCATCTGGGTGCATCGTTTCCCTGACAGGCTCCAATCCCCTTCATGGTGAAGCTATGCAGCACTTGAAGCAGAACGGGGTCGTGGTTTACCTGGACGTGGACAGCCGGGACGTCCTGGAGAGACTCGGCAGGATGAAGGTTAACCGGATAGTTGGGCAAGAAGACGGGGTGTCCTCCATGAGAGACATTTTACTGTACAGGAAGCAGTTCTACGAGAAATGGCTGGACGTGAGGGTGTTTTGTGGGATGCGAGACACAGTGGAGGAAGTGGCAGAGAAGGTTTTGAAGGCAGTGGAGAGATATCTGGAACACGATGAGGAGACTTATGTTTCAACCCGGAGTGGCGCCTCAGAATCACCCGATCGAAAAACGTATTTCAGTGATGTGGTTATAGAGGGCCTGGCTGCAGATGGAGGTCTTTATGTTCCCAAGAAAGGCTTTCCAGACGTTCCTAAAGGCGAATGGCTCAGATTAATTTCTATGTCATACCCAGAGAGAGCTTTGGTGTTGCTGGAAAAGTGCATCCACCCACTGGACGTCTCTCCTCTGGACCTCAGGAGTATGGTATTTAAAGCATATGGAGACAATTTTTCCAGTGACAGAGTTGCTCCTGTGAAGCATCTTGTTAAAAATCAATACATCCAAGAGCTTTTCCACGGTCCAACCGCCTCGTTTAAAGACCTCGCCTTGCAGCTGATGCCCCAACTCTTCGCCCACTGCCTCCCACCAATGTGCAACTTCCTCATCCTGGTCGCCACGTCCGGGGACACAGGCAGCGCCGTCCTGAGCGGCTTCAGCCGACTGAGCGGCGCCGACAGACACCGAACGGGCGTGTTGGTGTTTTTCCCAGAGGAAGGAGTGAGTGAGGTCCAGAAGCTGCAGATGACAAGCTTCAGGGAAGGGAACGCCAGAGCAGCTAGCGTCCTGTCAGACTTTGACTTCTGTCAGAAGAGCATCAAGAGGATGTTTGGCGAGTCGGGGCTGACCGGGCATCTCGCTGTGGAGTACGGCACCGTCCTCAGCACCGCCAACTCCATCAACTGGGCACGGCTATTACCTCAGGTAGGTTAACTTTCTCCAAAAGCTCAAATACGACTCAAAGATCCTGGGCGGTTTGGAAAAGTCTTGAATTTGGTTCTGTTATTTTCATGGTTGGGTTGAGTatggaaaagcaaaacatacTCCGCTACATCGATCAGTAGCAGTCAGCCAAAGTACATATACTTCTAGCAGTACTAGCCTGAGTAGCTTTAGTTCTGTTAGCATTTAGTGTAAGTAGCAAATAGCCTAAATCTCTTTTAATTGTAGCATTTGCCTCAGTAGCAATTAGCATAAGTACATTAAACTCCAGAAAGTAGTAGCAGTTAAGACTACTATTGTTATAACATCATCAATTCGCTTATATAATCATCATGgtattttttcttctataaCAATAAACAGAACAACAATGCCCTATGCTAGTAAGTAGCCTAAGTCCCTAAAGCTAGTCGAAATTAGCATTCAGCCACGTATCTTTATTTTTAGTAGCAGCTAGTTTACTTAAGCTAACTGTCTAAGTATTTTGCAGAAAGCCTGATTAGCAGGTTAACAGCTACTTTATTTTCAGTAACTGTTAGCTGAAGTAGCAGTCTGCCAAAGTATCTTTATTTTCAGTACCAGAATCCCTGCAATATTGTGATGGTTTCCTGAAGGCAGCATTCAGAAAtaacaggagtttcttaaagagacagagacccaatttctttaaattatgaagtcaaatttcccctcagtcatattttatatatatttatcatttttatattaacttAACATAGTTGCTTAATTCTTAtagaaaatgacacaatgtGATTGGAAAATACatgacactgcccctttaaaatagttcatgattagtttttgttgagtaggtagaaaaaaaatcacaacattttgggtgatttcagtgtttaaaagtGATATTTTGGTCCACTATGAGAAAAAGCTTTGACACTAatggtttgttttcctcttccagGTTGTTTATCACTCTTCTAGCTATTTGGATCTGTGCAGAGACGGTGTGATTAACTTTGGAGATCCTCTGGATGTTTGTATTCCTACTGGGAACTTTGGTAATGCCATGTCAGCGTTGTACGCCAAGCAAATGGGCATCCCAATAAGAAAAGTCATCTGTGCGTCCAACCACAACCGAGTCGTGTCGGACTTCCTCTCCACAGGCCGGTACGACCTCCAGGGTCGCCCCCTGCTGCTCTCCCACTCCCCCGCCATAGACATCCTGAAGTCCTCCAACCTGGAGAGGTTCATCCACCACGTCTCAGGCAGAAACAGCCGCCTGGTCGACGACGTCTTCACTCACTTACACACGCAGGAACGCTTCCAGCTTCCTGAGTATCTCCTTGGCAGGATGCAGCAGGAGGTGCAGGCCGGCTGGTGCTCTGAGGAGGACTGCTTGGCCGCCGTccaggagctccactctcagacGGGATACCTGATGGATACGCACACCGCCGTGGCGAAAGTGGTGGCCGACCGGCTGCAGGATGGATCGTGCCCCACCGTGCTCTGCTCCACTGCGCACTACGGGAAGTTTGCTCCCGCCGTGTTCAAAGCTCTTCGGATCCAGAATGTTCCTCCGGATCCAgtggagcagctggagcagctggGAGCGGCCGCGTCCGAACCGGCAGCACACGGAGAGATGATGAGCCGCCTGAGGCAGAGGGGGGGGAGCGAGCGCAGAGCTCTTCAGGCAGATTACAGCGTTctggtggaggaggtggagagcATGATACAGGACTCCTTCCTCAAAGTGGCATAGATACTCCCAGCTtcaccttaaagctgcagtgtgtaactttgaTAAAGAATGTGTTTGTTCCacgtttgttaaaactgtcaccatgtcctgACAGTTTAATATGAGATGGATAatcccacctgtttagagtttctTATGGCTAAATTGGGgctagagtgcgggttttgatgtcttcgatgtttttaatgttttaaccttttcttttcatctatttactaacttatttttatttctctttcacactgtctatgtgaagcccccccggaaaacgtcccagttaaacgaatcaatgcgttttaactaaaactctgaggtgagACGGTTAACTGAAGTCCTGCAAGGTTgcgggttttcttttttaatattttttctttttttaaattctctttgtctttctaactgtttattcactgtcacatgctgtttttattttaattatgtaaagcactttgaaatgccttgctgctgaaatgtgctatacaaataaaatttgattgattgatagataatctgtgaaaaggtttaaCTCTTcaacctcctccctgagctacgAATGTAGTCTGAAGAACTGCTTCtctcctgaccaaaaacaaccagtcagagccaggaggaggggcttagcgctgtcagtcaagCTTGTGAATAtgttgctaaatgtgctaaaggGCAGAGgaacaacttaccgttacaggaaaaccgtttatccgctGCTTAACCAGCAATCAGAAAACACGTTTCTGTTGCATGACAGATGTAATGTAATGGGTTTAAATGTGTCCCATGTGTTGCTTTTCtctgaaaaacacagcagcaataAATCTCAGGCTCTGAAAGAAGTGAAGGATTATTTACATCCACAAGGGGGCGTCCTGAACTGTCTTACACTAAAGGACAGCGCATGAGAGAGAATTAAACCCAACCATATTGTTTTAGTGTCATGTAGAAAATATGACATCAGTTACAcacagaaatgtacattttaacaCTCTGTGGTTTATGAtggtataaaaatataataagcTCTTTGCTTGCTTCTGTATTGTTCAGTGAATTGAGCAACTGCTATGCTAACAGATGACATTATGCAACAGTCCAGCTGACAGGAAGTCGCCACACTGAGCTGTTGTCTTGTATAATAAAACACAACGTGTTGCTTTATGCAGTTCAGCTTTACTGcgattttaagttgattttttttttcaaaacagaaaattgaaaagtggaggaaaattctgtttctattttgtaattttacaactttcttTTAAGTAAATGGATCATAGTTAAGTAAGGGACTTGAAAGATGATAAATATGGTTGAAACTATGACtttttgacaggaaagtggatCTGACTGGTGGTTTCTCTGAAGGCTGAGCATCAATGTTTCTGTAGAGATAAAGTTGGTAATGATCTGCACAGTTCTGGATTCTGACcagtaaataaagtttatttacttCTTTATAAACTACTTTAATAAGCAGCTGAGCTTATTGTACCAACAACTGGACTACATGTGATTGAACTAAAATCACTTTAAGGTTGTGAATTGGCAATATAtgaaattaaactttcaaaCTTAACAAATGAGCCCCATCAATGAACAACatacaaaaccaaacaaaaaccccAACAACTAATATAAGAAAGTTCAAAACCCCAAAAGTATAAACGTTCAAAGCTTGTAAGTATAATGTTAATTCACAACAATGTTGTCGAGGCATTTtacaaaaagtcatttcaacTTAGTCAGATTGCTGTTGATCCAAATGATCAATTCATTGGGTTCAGTTAATTATGAAATAGTTTATAAAGTTTGTACCAAACAAAACCCACCAGATTATGTGGAGTCATTACTTTTTGCATTCAgtcctcctgaccagcagggggcagcggCAAATCGCTTGTGTCGAGTCATTGACTTTACAGCAGTCCCTCATACAGAACATGCATGTTATGATAGTGGAGAGGAAGAACTCCCCTCTACCAGTTTGTgggttcagaaccagaaccgggctcagTACCGGCAGCTATCTGCCACGACCGACTGGAGCTGAGAGACGACGGAGCGGAGACACAACAACGGGTCAGCTGACCAGGAGAACTTTCCATGTTCATGGAAGTGAAAAGTTAACAGCAGGAGAGGAGACGGATGACAAtcaggtggtggcagcatcatgtcagCTGATGGCTCCTCCAGGAAGGAAccacagccaatcaggacgccAGACCAAGTGTTGAAcctacagaaagaaaaataacagaaaacaaaaagttagaaACACCAGAGCGCCACCTTCTGGCCTCTCTCCAGGTCAGTTCAGGGAACTGTTTCTGACTTTGTGTATTCCTCTCCGTGGGCTGCCACCgtggggtttgagtgtcccagtgATTTGGGTCGGGTCTGCCGGGGCAAACGGGTCCTAGGTGAGGATTGGACCCGGAGCAGCCCAAAGATCGcttagaaatataaacacagaaTGTTCCTGTGTAGAGATGGTGATATAGACAAGTCAAGGTTTCTCCCAGCGTTTCATCAGCCTGGCGGAAGATTCTTCAAAGGATTATTGACTTATTTCTATAGGTCAGAGTGACGTCAGCACACTTAATAAAGCCGCCATTTTGCGTCAAAGTcttaaatattgttgtttttaaagtagaGCAGATTGAAGAAGCTCAAGGTTTTGaaaattatgtggaaatttagatgttttctgaAGCTGCaatgatttttatatttgtggactgtcaaactaaatattcctgggactttatgtatatttaaatcTGTAATTATAATTCTGTGTCAATGAAATAAATTTCTGGAC
Protein-coding regions in this window:
- the thnsl1 gene encoding threonine synthase-like 1, which produces MGLLSAIQIFSRTARCQLSTSKSWFSTKSAPLGGKNILLMGLPGAGKTTVGKIVANKLGLPAVDVDDDVLEPAWKMPVAAKLAELGGRRFLEEEGRTLSNFSASGCIVSLTGSNPLHGEAMQHLKQNGVVVYLDVDSRDVLERLGRMKVNRIVGQEDGVSSMRDILLYRKQFYEKWLDVRVFCGMRDTVEEVAEKVLKAVERYLEHDEETYVSTRSGASESPDRKTYFSDVVIEGLAADGGLYVPKKGFPDVPKGEWLRLISMSYPERALVLLEKCIHPLDVSPLDLRSMVFKAYGDNFSSDRVAPVKHLVKNQYIQELFHGPTASFKDLALQLMPQLFAHCLPPMCNFLILVATSGDTGSAVLSGFSRLSGADRHRTGVLVFFPEEGVSEVQKLQMTSFREGNARAASVLSDFDFCQKSIKRMFGESGLTGHLAVEYGTVLSTANSINWARLLPQVVYHSSSYLDLCRDGVINFGDPLDVCIPTGNFGNAMSALYAKQMGIPIRKVICASNHNRVVSDFLSTGRYDLQGRPLLLSHSPAIDILKSSNLERFIHHVSGRNSRLVDDVFTHLHTQERFQLPEYLLGRMQQEVQAGWCSEEDCLAAVQELHSQTGYLMDTHTAVAKVVADRLQDGSCPTVLCSTAHYGKFAPAVFKALRIQNVPPDPVEQLEQLGAAASEPAAHGEMMSRLRQRGGSERRALQADYSVLVEEVESMIQDSFLKVA
- the enkur gene encoding enkurin isoform X1, whose translation is MSEAIYPAGSVYDWIPKEQEEIKKPPRYVSKFRPAVILEHKLTKDAKKTMGPPKVELPSPDKYLKKHSKHPKPPEKSEDGHKTRTCAVRKPAVPRRTEKPLMGIQTQRDFLQTTVMFPRKPKAISVDTKEGHKQLLENSGLVPKYVMKKDYGEVPTYLQLRSEAERKAQAEYQRLVREQNVLQRLTEEDHQAVLKGLKKKWDELHHEYQGLPILIDTPSKKTRKIRLEENMSQLEKDISFFESVVMSSGNPPSVAPSSVLVVESSR
- the enkur gene encoding enkurin isoform X2 — translated: MSEAIYPAGSVYDWIPKEQEEIKKPPRYVSKFRPAVILEHKLTKDAKKTMGPPKVELPSPDKYLKKHSKHPKPPEKSEDGHKTRTCAVRKPAVPRRTEKPLMGIQTQRDFLQTTVMFPRKPKAISVDTKEGHKQLLENSGLVPKYVMKKDYGEVPTYLQLRSEAERKAQAEYQRLVREQNVLQRLTEEDHQAVLKGLKKKWDELHHEYQGLPILIDTPSKKTRKIRLEENMSQLEKDISFFESSHRTQLKNG